Proteins encoded in a region of the Eschrichtius robustus isolate mEscRob2 chromosome 16, mEscRob2.pri, whole genome shotgun sequence genome:
- the SYNGR3 gene encoding synaptogyrin-3 produces the protein MEGASFGAGRAGAALDPVSFARRPQTLLRIASWVFSIAVFGPIVNEGYVNADSDPELRCVFNGNAGACRFGVALGLGAFLACAAFLLLDVHFQQISSVRDRRRAVLLDLGFSGLWSFLWFVGFCFLTNQWQRTAPGPGTTQAGDAARAAIAFSFFSILSWAALTVKALQRFRLGTDMSLFATEQLGAGAGQTYPGYPVGSGVEGTETYQSPPFTETLDTSPKGYQVPAY, from the exons ATGGAGGGAGCCTCGTTCGGCGCGGGACGCGCAGGGGCCGCCCTGGACCCTGTGAGCTTCGCGCGGCGGCCCCAGACCCTGCTGCGGATCGCGTCCTGG GTGTTCTCCATCGCCGTCTTCGGGCCCATAGTCAACGAGGGCTACGTGAACGCCGACAGCGACCCGGAGCTGCGCTGCGTCTTCAACGGCAACGCGGGTGCCTGCCGCTTCGGCGTCGCGCTCGGCCTTGGGGCCTTCCTCGCCTGCGCCGCGTTCCTGCTGCTCGACGTGCACTTCCAGCAGATCAGCAGCGTCCGCGACCGTCGCCGTGCGGTGCTGCTCGACCTGGGCTTCTCAG GGCTCTGGTCCTTCCTGTGGTTCGTGGGCTTTTGTTTCCTCACCAACCAGTGGCAGCGCACGGCGCCCGGGCCGGGCACGACGCAGGCGGGAGACGCGGCGCGGGCCGCCATCGCCTTCAGCTTCTTCTCCATCCTCAGCTGG GCGGCGCTTACCGTGAAGGCCCTGCAGCGGTTCCGTCTGGGCACCGACATGTCGCTCTTTGCCACCGAACAGCTGGGTGCTGGGGCGGGCCAGACCTACCCAGGCTACCCAGTGGGCAGCGGTGTAGAGGGCACCGAGACCTACCAGAGCCCGCCCTTCACCGAGACTCTGGACACCAGCCCCAAAGGGTACCAAGTTCCTGCCTACTAG